Proteins found in one Odontesthes bonariensis isolate fOdoBon6 chromosome 11, fOdoBon6.hap1, whole genome shotgun sequence genomic segment:
- the gpd2 gene encoding glycerol-3-phosphate dehydrogenase, mitochondrial: protein MAFRKALRRTAMVGGGTVAVAFGLSQLMEYKRTQARLAYVAAEAELKVPFADEFPSRKAQLAALRSTEEFDVLVVGGGATGAGCALDAITRNLKTALVERSDFSSGTSSRSTKLIHGGVRYLQKAIMQLDYEQYMMVKEALHERANLLEIAPHLSAPLPIMLPVYKWWQLPYYWAGIKMYDLVAGVQCLKSSYILTKSKALEHFPMLKKDKLVGAIVYYDGQHNDARMNLAIALSAARYGAAVANYTEVVHLLKKKDPQTGNEKVCGARCRDVITGQEFDVKAKCVINATGPFTDSLRKMDNQETASICQPSAGVHIVIPGYYSPDNMGLLDPATSDGRVIFFLPWEKMTIAGTTDTPTKVTAHPIPGEDDINFILREVRNYLSPDVEVRRGDVLAAWSGIRPLVTDPSSKDTQSICRNHIVSISDSGLVTIAGGKWTTYRSMAEETLDAAIKAHDLTAEPCRTVGLKLEGAKGWAPTLYIRLVQDYGLEMEVAQHLAATYGGKAFDVAKMAQVTGQRWPIVGKRLVSEFPYIEAEILYAIKEYACTAIDVIALRTRLGFLNVQAADEALPRIVQIMGKELDWSQEKRTEELEAAKKFLYHEMGYRSRSEQLTKTSEIHLDYQEVVRYKKRFHKFDNESKGFITTVDVQQVLESINIHIDQNALHEILNEVDLNKNGQVEIDEFLQLMSAVKKGQVSDSRLAILMKTAEETLEKRGPVSVDRSGGGV from the exons ATGGCGTTCAGGAAGGCCCTGAGACGGACGGCGATGGTGGGCGGCGGGACGGTCGCCGTGGCGTTCGGACTGTCCCAGCTTATGGAGTACAAGAGGACGCAG GCTCGATTAGCCTACGTGGCAGCAGAAGCGGAGCTGAAGGTCCCCTTCGCAGACGAGTTTCCCTCGCGGAAGGCCCAGCTCGCGGCGCTGAGAAGCACAGAGGAGTTTGATGTGCTGGTTGTCGGAGGAGGAGCCACGGGTGCAGGATGTGCCTTGGACGCCATCACACGCA ACCTCAAAACCGCTCTCGTGGAGAGAAGCGACTTCTCCTCAGGCACAAGCAGCCGGAGCACCAAGCTCATCCACGGTGGCGTTCGCTATCTCCAGAAGGCCATCATGCAGCTGGACTACGAACAG TACATGATGGTGAAAGAGGCCCTGCACGAGCGAGCCAACCTGCTGGAGATTGCGCCTCACCTGTCCGCGCCGTTACCCATCATGCTTCCGGTTTACAA ATGGTGGCAGCTGCCTTACTACTGGGCGGGGATCAAGATGTATGACTTGGTGGCCGGGGTCCAGTGCCTGAAGAGCAGCTACATCCTCACCAAGTCCAAGGCCTTGGAGCACTTCCCCATGCTGAAGAAGGACAAGCTTGTGGGAGCCATCGTCTACTATGATG GGCAGCATAATGACGCCCGCATGAACCTGGCCATCGCCCTCTCTGCCGCCCGCTACGGTGCCGCAGTCGCCAACTACACCGAGGTGGTTCATCTGCTGAAGAAGAAAGACCCTCAAACTGGCAACGAGAAGGTGTGCGGCGCCCGCTGCAGGGACGTCATCACAG GGCAGGAATTCGATGTGAAGGCCAAGTGTGTGATCAATGCCACCGGACCCTTCACGGACTCGCTGAGGAAGATGGACAACCAGGAAACGGCGAGCATCTGCCAGCCGAGCGCCGGTGTTCACATCGTCATCCCGGGTTACTACAG TCCCGACAACATGGGTCTCCTTGATCCGGCCACGAGTGATGGTCGCGTCATCTTCTTCCTGCCCTGGGAGAAGATGACCATTGCCGGAACCACCGACACCCCCACCAAGGTGACGGCCCACCCAATCCCAGGGGAAGACGACATAAACTTCATCCTGAGGGAGGTCCGGAACTATCTGAGCCCTGATGTAGAAG TGCGCAGAGGAGACGTGCTGGCAGCGTGGAGCGGCATCCGACCCCTGGTGACAGACCCCAGCTCTAAAGACACTCAGTCCATCTGCAGGAACCACATCGTCAGCATCAGTGACAGCGGGCTGGTCACCATCGCTG GTGGGAAGTGGACTACCTACAGGTCCATGGCTGAGGAGACTCTGGATGCAGCCATCAAAGCTCATGACCTCACAGCCGAGCCCTGCAGGACTGTTGGGTTGAAGCTGGAGGGAGCCAAAGGCTGGGCGCCGACCCTCTACATCCGCCTGGTGCAGGACTACGGCCTGGAGATGGAG GTCGCCCAACACCTCGCTGCGACGTACGGAGGAAAGGCGTTTGACGTGGCCAAAATGGCTCAGGTCACCGGGCAAAGGTGGCCCATCGTGGGCAAAAGGCTGGTGTCTGAATTCCCGTATATCGAGGCTGAG ATCCTGTACGCCATTAAGGAGTACGCCTGCACCGCCATTGACGTCATCGCTCTGCGAACGCGCCTGGGCTTCCTGAACGTGCAGGCAGCGGACGAAGCCCTCCCTCGCATTGTTCAGATCATGGGCAAAGAGCTGGACTGGAGCCAGGAGAAGAGAACG GAGGAGCTCGAGGCAGCCAAGAAGTTTTTGTACCACGAGATGGGCTACAGGTCTCGCTCTGAGCAGCTCACCAAGACATCCGAGATCCATTTGGACTACCAGGAAGTTGTCAG GTACAAGAAGCGCTTCCATAAGTTTGACAACGAGAGTAAAGGGTTCATCACCACCGTCGACGTGCAGCAGGTTTTAGAA AGCATCAATATTCACATTGATCAAAACGCGCTCCATGAAATCCTTAACGAGGTGGACCTGAACAAGAACGGGCAAGTTGAAATCGATGAGTTCCTGCAG CTGATGAGCGCCGTGAAGAAGGGACAAGTGTCAGACAGCCGCCTGGCCATTCTCATGAAAACAGCCGAGGAGACTCTAGAAAAGAGAGGGCCGGTGTCGGTGGACCGAAGCGGGGGTGGAGTCTGA